In Rhodovulum sulfidophilum DSM 1374, the following are encoded in one genomic region:
- a CDS encoding FtsX-like permease family protein, whose translation MIKFVLADLKRFRLGSAVIVLLIALAVALGTTITLQERAFRLGSARAAEKFDLIVGAPGSATQLVLSSVFLQPAALPLMPGDTLIALSEDPRVAWAAPIGFGDFVSGYPVIGTTTTLVGNTTTGFAEGRAFAAEGEAVIGSAVDLALGDSLVPTHGRVAEGGHAHAGIAYRVTGRLEPTGTPWDRAILVPIQAVWHVHGLGGHASHDDHDHDGHDGHGHATDGHDHDALAAASADHDHDHDHDHDHDHDAEGHEAHKAHGEASFDPDAPLDESWAAGEPQGLPAILVKPNSIADAYRLRQEYRATDDTLAVFPAEILTGLYAMLGDAKRVLVAVAIGAQVLVAAALLLVTVMQVGQRRRQIGALRAFGAPRGAVFGIVWLEMALLFGTGILCGFGLGYVAADALSRSFALARGFPLPVAFTRADLWSLALLALAAALLSALPAWLAYRQPPVSALRD comes from the coding sequence GTGATCAAGTTCGTTCTGGCCGATCTGAAACGCTTCCGTCTTGGCTCTGCGGTGATCGTGCTGCTGATCGCGCTGGCGGTTGCGCTCGGGACCACGATCACCCTGCAGGAACGCGCCTTCAGGCTGGGCAGCGCCCGCGCCGCGGAAAAGTTCGACCTGATCGTCGGCGCACCGGGCAGCGCGACGCAACTGGTGCTGTCCTCGGTCTTCCTTCAGCCCGCGGCGCTGCCGCTGATGCCGGGCGACACCCTGATCGCGCTGAGCGAGGACCCGCGCGTTGCCTGGGCCGCGCCGATCGGCTTCGGCGATTTCGTCTCCGGCTATCCGGTGATCGGCACCACCACGACATTGGTCGGCAACACGACGACCGGCTTTGCCGAAGGCCGGGCCTTCGCCGCCGAGGGCGAGGCGGTGATCGGCTCGGCGGTCGATCTGGCCCTGGGCGACAGCCTGGTCCCGACCCATGGCCGAGTGGCCGAGGGCGGCCATGCCCATGCCGGCATCGCCTATCGCGTCACCGGGCGGCTCGAGCCCACCGGCACCCCCTGGGACCGCGCCATTCTGGTGCCGATCCAGGCGGTCTGGCATGTTCACGGGCTGGGCGGGCACGCGTCCCATGATGACCATGACCATGACGGGCATGACGGGCACGGGCACGCTACGGACGGGCATGACCACGACGCCTTGGCCGCGGCCAGCGCCGACCACGACCACGACCACGACCACGACCACGACCACGACCACGATGCCGAAGGACATGAGGCGCACAAGGCCCATGGCGAGGCGTCTTTCGACCCCGACGCGCCGCTCGACGAGAGCTGGGCGGCGGGCGAGCCGCAGGGCCTGCCCGCGATCCTGGTCAAGCCGAACAGCATCGCCGATGCCTACCGGCTGCGGCAGGAGTACCGCGCAACCGACGACACGCTGGCGGTGTTTCCGGCCGAGATCCTGACCGGGCTTTACGCGATGCTGGGCGATGCCAAACGGGTACTGGTCGCGGTCGCCATCGGCGCGCAGGTGCTGGTGGCTGCGGCTCTGCTTCTGGTCACGGTGATGCAGGTCGGCCAGCGGCGGCGCCAAATCGGCGCGCTCAGGGCCTTCGGCGCTCCCAGAGGGGCGGTGTTCGGCATCGTCTGGCTCGAAATGGCGCTGCTGTTCGGCACAGGCATCCTGTGTGGCTTCGGGCTCGGCTATGTCGCCGCGGATGCGCTGTCGCGGAGCTTTGCCCTCGCGCGCGGCTTCCCGCTGCCGGTCGCATTCACGCGCGCCGATCTGTGGTCGCTGGCTCTGCTGGCGCTGGCAGCCGCGCTGCTTTCGGCCCTGCCGGCCTGGCTCGCCTACCGCCAGCCGCCCGTCTCGGCCCTTCGAGATTGA
- a CDS encoding ABC transporter ATP-binding protein — protein sequence MPDLRLSSVSVAYPGLAAPVLDIPALDIPAGSRIAVTGPSGSGKSTLVNVLAGLVLPRAGRVVWDGTDIAALSEGARDRWRGANLGLVMQEFHLFPGLSALDNVLLPARLSRVADQAMTTRAGMLLAEVGLSRPDQPVETMSRGEMQRVAVARAVLRAPGIIVADEPTASLDPESGVAIAGLLLALAESSGATLIVVSHDRRLSARLDRVLSLAEGAILSDDVREGASP from the coding sequence ATGCCGGATCTTCGCCTTTCCTCCGTCTCCGTCGCCTATCCGGGGCTTGCCGCCCCGGTGCTCGACATCCCCGCGCTGGATATTCCCGCAGGCAGCCGCATCGCGGTGACCGGTCCCTCGGGCTCGGGCAAGTCGACGCTGGTCAATGTCCTGGCCGGGCTGGTTCTGCCCCGGGCCGGTCGGGTGGTCTGGGACGGAACCGATATCGCAGCTTTGTCCGAAGGCGCACGCGACCGCTGGCGCGGCGCCAATCTGGGCCTCGTCATGCAGGAGTTCCACCTGTTTCCGGGGCTCTCGGCGCTCGACAACGTGCTTCTGCCCGCGCGGCTGTCGCGGGTCGCCGATCAGGCGATGACGACCCGCGCAGGGATGCTTCTGGCCGAGGTCGGCCTGTCGCGCCCCGATCAGCCGGTCGAGACCATGTCGCGCGGCGAGATGCAGCGCGTGGCGGTGGCGCGGGCGGTTCTGCGCGCGCCCGGCATCATCGTCGCGGACGAACCCACCGCCAGCCTCGACCCCGAAAGCGGCGTGGCCATTGCCGGGCTGCTGCTTGCGCTTGCCGAAAGCTCGGGCGCCACCCTGATCGTGGTCTCGCATGACCGCCGCCTGAGCGCGCGGCTCGACCGGGTGCTGAGCCTGGCCGAGGGCGCGATCCTGTCCGATGACGTCCGCGAAGGAGCCTCGCCGTGA
- a CDS encoding alkaline phosphatase produces MRTLLSALAATTLLTGAAQATAIYPLDRATILVSSPFDFKIELDAVHPEEEIAVTVNGKPYAEAFGTKADYVAEEKGKDDAVLGSALILRDLALAEPDSYTVEVRAGDETRTVTWEVYATPAAPKARNIIFFVGDGLSVAHRTAARIMSKGMTEGKADGRLAMDDLDHMAFIGTSSTHSVATDSANTMSAYMTGHKSRVNALGVYADRTPPTQDDPKVETIAEALRRTTGKSIGVVSTAEIEDATPAAVVAHTRKRGEKADIVGMFHDIRPEVMLGGGSAYFLKSDIPGSKRKDDSDYVAMFREAGYTLATNAAELDAARGSDAERLLGLFHTGNMDTKLDRSFLHQGTVGKFPNQPGLVEMTEAALDQLSKNEEGFFLMVEGASIDKMSHPMDWDRAVIDTIEFDQAIASARAFAETHPDTLIVVTGDHTHGVSVIGTIDDDKPGDEMREKVGTYDAAGFPNYTDADGDGYPDRIDVSRRLAIFSSNFPDHYETWRPKMDGPFEPSVQNEKGEYVANEAYKDIPGAVLRVGNLPKSADTAVHAVDDVVLQATGPGAEEFKGYMEQSDVYRVLVDAFALGAPRN; encoded by the coding sequence ATGCGAACTCTGCTCTCCGCGCTTGCCGCCACCACCCTTCTCACCGGGGCGGCGCAGGCGACCGCGATCTATCCGCTCGACCGGGCGACGATCCTTGTCTCCTCGCCTTTCGACTTCAAGATCGAGCTCGATGCCGTTCATCCCGAAGAGGAAATCGCCGTCACCGTGAATGGCAAACCCTATGCCGAGGCGTTCGGTACCAAGGCCGATTACGTGGCCGAGGAGAAGGGCAAGGATGACGCGGTGCTGGGCTCGGCGCTGATCCTGCGCGATCTGGCCCTGGCCGAGCCGGACAGCTACACCGTAGAGGTCCGCGCGGGCGACGAGACCAGGACCGTGACCTGGGAGGTCTACGCCACGCCCGCGGCGCCGAAGGCCAGGAACATCATCTTCTTCGTCGGCGACGGGCTTTCGGTCGCGCACCGGACCGCGGCCCGGATCATGTCGAAGGGCATGACCGAGGGCAAGGCGGACGGCCGGCTGGCGATGGACGATCTCGACCACATGGCCTTCATCGGCACCTCCTCGACCCATTCCGTCGCGACCGACTCGGCCAACACGATGTCGGCCTACATGACCGGCCACAAGTCGCGGGTGAATGCGCTGGGCGTCTATGCCGACCGCACGCCCCCGACCCAGGACGACCCGAAGGTCGAGACCATCGCCGAGGCGCTCCGGCGCACCACCGGCAAGTCGATCGGTGTCGTCAGCACCGCCGAGATCGAGGACGCAACCCCCGCGGCCGTCGTCGCCCATACCCGCAAGCGCGGCGAGAAGGCCGATATCGTCGGCATGTTCCATGACATCCGGCCCGAGGTGATGCTGGGCGGCGGCTCGGCCTATTTCCTCAAATCCGACATCCCCGGCTCGAAGCGCAAGGACGACAGCGACTATGTCGCGATGTTCCGCGAGGCGGGCTATACGCTGGCGACCAATGCGGCCGAACTCGACGCCGCGCGCGGCAGCGACGCCGAGCGCCTCCTCGGGCTGTTCCATACCGGCAACATGGATACCAAGCTCGACCGCAGCTTCCTGCATCAGGGAACGGTCGGCAAGTTCCCGAACCAGCCCGGCCTCGTCGAGATGACCGAAGCCGCGCTCGACCAGCTGTCGAAGAACGAGGAAGGCTTCTTCCTGATGGTCGAGGGCGCCTCGATCGACAAGATGTCCCATCCGATGGACTGGGACCGCGCCGTCATCGACACCATCGAATTCGACCAGGCCATCGCCTCTGCCCGCGCCTTTGCCGAGACCCATCCCGACACGCTGATCGTGGTGACCGGCGACCATACCCATGGCGTCTCGGTGATCGGCACCATCGATGACGACAAGCCCGGCGACGAGATGCGCGAGAAGGTCGGCACCTATGACGCCGCGGGCTTCCCCAACTATACCGATGCCGATGGCGACGGCTATCCCGACCGGATCGACGTGTCGCGGCGGCTGGCGATCTTCTCGAGCAACTTCCCCGATCATTACGAGACCTGGCGGCCGAAGATGGACGGCCCGTTCGAGCCCTCGGTGCAGAACGAGAAGGGCGAATATGTCGCCAACGAGGCCTACAAGGACATCCCCGGCGCGGTGCTGAGGGTCGGCAACCTGCCGAAATCGGCCGATACCGCGGTCCATGCCGTCGACGACGTGGTGCTGCAGGCGACCGGGCCCGGCGCCGAAGAGTTCAAGGGCTACATGGAGCAGTCGGACGTCTACCGGGTTCTGGTCGATGCCTTCGCGCTGGGCGCGCCCCGGAACTGA
- a CDS encoding SRPBCC family protein yields the protein MARAYASAVIPAPIEKVWEVVRDFNGLPNWHPMIERSEIEDGRSADAVGAVRSFHLAAGGGHVREKLLSLDDTAFTLSYSFVKPAFPVENYIARIALRPVSESGETFAEWEAVFDEAPEDRGKYGPVISQGVFAEGWAALKRHFA from the coding sequence ATGGCCAGGGCCTATGCAAGCGCGGTGATCCCCGCGCCGATCGAGAAGGTCTGGGAGGTCGTGCGCGATTTCAACGGGCTGCCCAACTGGCACCCGATGATCGAGCGCAGCGAGATCGAGGACGGGCGCAGCGCCGATGCCGTCGGCGCCGTGCGCTCCTTCCATCTGGCGGCCGGCGGCGGGCATGTGCGCGAAAAGCTGTTGTCGCTTGACGACACGGCCTTCACGCTCAGCTACAGCTTCGTCAAGCCGGCCTTCCCGGTCGAGAACTACATCGCCCGGATCGCGCTCCGGCCGGTGTCGGAAAGCGGCGAGACCTTCGCCGAATGGGAAGCGGTCTTCGACGAGGCGCCGGAAGACCGGGGCAAGTACGGCCCGGTGATTTCCCAGGGCGTCTTCGCCGAGGGCTGGGCCGCGCTGAAGCGCCACTTCGCCTGA
- a CDS encoding phosphoenolpyruvate hydrolase family protein has product MARFERKDLLEKFRGMIAEGRPIIGGGAGTGLSAKCEEAGGIDLIVIYNSGRYRMAGRGSLAGLLAYGNANEIVVEMAREVLPVVKKTPVLAGVNGTDPFCDFDSFLDELKRIGFAGIQNFPTVGLIDGTFRQNLEETGMGYGLEVDLVALARAKDMLTTPYVFDTDQAKAMAEAGADIVVAHMGLTTGGAIGADTAISLEDSAVKVQSIAEAALSVRKDIIVLCHGGPISMPDDATYVLSNAPDCHGFYGASSMERLPTETALIDQTRRFKTITRG; this is encoded by the coding sequence ATGGCCCGGTTCGAACGCAAGGATCTGCTGGAGAAATTTCGCGGCATGATCGCCGAGGGCCGCCCGATCATCGGCGGCGGCGCGGGCACCGGCCTGTCGGCCAAATGCGAGGAAGCCGGCGGCATCGACCTGATCGTGATCTACAATTCCGGCCGGTACCGGATGGCGGGCCGGGGCTCGCTGGCCGGGCTGCTGGCCTATGGCAATGCCAACGAGATCGTGGTCGAGATGGCCCGCGAGGTGCTGCCGGTCGTGAAGAAGACCCCGGTCCTGGCCGGCGTGAACGGCACCGACCCGTTCTGCGACTTCGACAGCTTCCTTGACGAGCTCAAGCGGATCGGCTTTGCCGGCATCCAGAACTTCCCGACGGTCGGGCTGATCGACGGCACCTTCCGCCAGAACCTCGAGGAAACCGGCATGGGCTACGGGCTCGAGGTCGATCTGGTGGCGCTCGCGCGCGCCAAGGACATGCTGACGACGCCCTATGTCTTCGACACCGATCAGGCAAAGGCGATGGCCGAGGCGGGCGCCGATATCGTGGTGGCGCATATGGGGCTGACCACGGGCGGCGCCATCGGGGCCGATACCGCGATCTCGCTGGAAGACAGCGCGGTCAAGGTCCAGTCCATCGCCGAGGCCGCGCTGAGCGTGCGCAAGGACATCATCGTGCTGTGCCATGGCGGGCCGATCTCGATGCCCGACGACGCAACCTATGTGCTGTCGAACGCGCCCGACTGTCACGGCTTCTACGGCGCCTCCAGCATGGAGAGGCTGCCGACCGAAACCGCGCTGATCGACCAGACGCGGCGGTTCAAGACCATCACCCGGGGCTGA
- a CDS encoding Tm-1-like ATP-binding domain-containing protein: MTKKVFVVGTFDTKGRELAHVAGLVADQGLGVVRVDLSTSSDHRSIADVPPAEVAACHPEGAGAVMTGDRGSAVAGMAAAFEAFVATRDDIGAMISLGGSGGTALVAPGMQALPVGVPKLIVSTLASGNVAPYVGPADITMMPSVTDVAGLNRISRVILGNAAHAIAGMAKAAREAADDDRPAVGLTMFGVTTPCVTHLTERLEAEVDPIVFHATGTGGQAMEKLVDSGMISSVIDTTTTEICDLLFGGILAATEDRLGAIARSGIPYVGSCGALDMVNFGARATVPERYAHRLFYQHNPQVTLMRTTPDECRQMGEWIGARLNACTGPVRFLLPGGGLSMLDAPGMPFELIEARNALFEALEATVEQTETRRLVRLPHNINDAAFSDALYTHWKEIA, from the coding sequence GTGACGAAAAAAGTCTTCGTCGTCGGAACTTTCGACACCAAGGGTCGTGAGCTCGCGCATGTCGCCGGGCTGGTGGCCGATCAGGGGCTCGGCGTGGTCAGGGTCGACCTCTCGACCTCATCAGACCATCGCAGCATAGCCGACGTGCCCCCGGCCGAGGTCGCGGCCTGCCACCCCGAGGGCGCAGGTGCGGTCATGACCGGTGACCGCGGCTCGGCCGTGGCCGGGATGGCTGCGGCCTTCGAGGCCTTCGTCGCGACCCGCGACGATATCGGCGCGATGATCTCGCTTGGCGGATCGGGGGGAACCGCGCTGGTGGCACCCGGCATGCAGGCGCTGCCGGTGGGCGTGCCCAAGCTGATCGTCTCGACGCTGGCTTCGGGCAATGTGGCGCCCTATGTCGGCCCGGCCGACATCACCATGATGCCCTCGGTGACCGACGTGGCCGGGCTGAACCGGATCTCGCGGGTGATCCTCGGCAATGCCGCCCACGCCATCGCGGGCATGGCCAAGGCCGCCCGCGAGGCGGCGGACGACGACCGCCCCGCCGTCGGGCTGACCATGTTCGGCGTCACCACGCCCTGCGTCACCCATCTGACCGAGCGGCTCGAGGCCGAGGTCGACCCCATCGTCTTTCATGCCACCGGAACCGGCGGGCAGGCGATGGAGAAGCTGGTCGATTCAGGCATGATCTCGTCGGTCATCGATACCACGACGACCGAGATCTGCGACCTGCTCTTCGGTGGCATCCTGGCTGCGACCGAGGACAGGCTGGGCGCCATTGCCCGCAGCGGCATTCCCTATGTGGGGTCCTGCGGCGCGCTCGACATGGTCAATTTCGGCGCGCGCGCGACCGTGCCCGAGCGCTATGCCCACCGGCTTTTCTATCAGCACAATCCCCAGGTCACGCTGATGCGCACCACGCCCGACGAATGCCGTCAGATGGGCGAATGGATCGGGGCCCGGCTGAACGCCTGCACCGGCCCGGTGCGCTTCCTGCTGCCCGGGGGCGGCCTGTCGATGCTGGACGCGCCGGGCATGCCCTTCGAGCTGATCGAGGCGCGCAACGCGCTGTTCGAGGCGCTCGAGGCCACGGTCGAGCAGACTGAAACCCGCCGTCTTGTCCGGCTGCCCCACAACATCAATGACGCGGCCTTCTCGGACGCGCTTTATACCCACTGGAAGGAGATCGCCTGA
- a CDS encoding ABC transporter ATP-binding protein: protein MTAPVVAADHLARHYEVGGGLFSKPGLVRALSEASFSIEAGKTLAVVGESGCGKSTLARLITLIEEPSAGALTLDGLPATPENWRRLRSTVQIVFQDPYGSLNLRHRIGTILEEPLKINRPDMTAKDRADKAREMMRLVGLRPEHYDRFPHMFSGGQRQRIAVARALMLEPKLLVLDEPVSALDLSIQSQVLNLLLDLQERMDLAYLFISHDLSVVRHVADDVMVMYLGRPVEFGTKEDVFANPRHPYTKALLSATPSTEPDPARQRIKLQGELPSPLAIPDGCPFAPRCWKAEARCRASRPELEGAPHAAACFFPEGA, encoded by the coding sequence ATGACCGCCCCCGTCGTTGCCGCCGATCACCTCGCCCGCCATTACGAAGTCGGCGGCGGGCTGTTCTCGAAACCCGGCCTGGTGCGCGCGCTGTCCGAGGCGAGCTTCTCGATCGAGGCCGGCAAGACGCTGGCGGTCGTGGGCGAGTCGGGCTGCGGCAAGTCCACCCTCGCGCGGCTGATCACGCTGATCGAGGAACCCAGCGCCGGCGCGCTCACCCTAGACGGGCTTCCGGCCACGCCCGAGAACTGGCGCCGCCTGCGCTCGACCGTGCAGATCGTGTTCCAGGACCCCTACGGCTCGCTCAACCTGCGCCACCGGATCGGCACGATCCTCGAAGAACCGCTGAAGATCAACCGCCCCGACATGACCGCCAAGGACCGGGCCGATAAGGCGCGCGAGATGATGCGGCTGGTCGGGCTTCGCCCCGAGCATTACGACCGCTTCCCGCACATGTTCTCGGGCGGGCAGCGGCAGCGGATCGCGGTCGCCCGCGCGCTGATGCTGGAACCCAAGCTGCTGGTGCTGGACGAACCGGTCTCGGCGCTCGATCTGTCGATCCAGAGCCAGGTGCTGAACCTGCTGCTCGATCTGCAGGAGCGCATGGATCTGGCCTATCTCTTCATCTCGCACGACCTGTCGGTGGTGCGCCATGTCGCCGACGATGTCATGGTGATGTATCTCGGCCGCCCGGTCGAGTTCGGCACCAAGGAAGATGTCTTCGCCAATCCGCGCCACCCCTATACCAAGGCGCTGTTGTCGGCGACGCCCTCGACCGAGCCCGACCCGGCGCGGCAGCGGATCAAGCTGCAGGGCGAGCTGCCCTCGCCGCTGGCGATCCCCGATGGCTGCCCCTTCGCGCCGCGCTGCTGGAAGGCCGAGGCACGCTGCCGCGCCAGCCGCCCCGAGCTTGAGGGCGCGCCCCATGCGGCCGCCTGCTTCTTCCCCGAGGGCGCCTGA
- a CDS encoding ABC transporter ATP-binding protein, giving the protein MALLSIRNLSVEFSTAGGQFRAVDGVDVTVDKGEILAIVGESGSGKSVSMMALMGLLPWTARITADEMSFDGTDLRSLTPRQRRRVIGRDISMIFQEPMTSLNPCFTAGFQIKETLRQHLGLTSKQRHARAIELMEMVGIPDPERRLNAFPHQLSGGMSQRVMIAMALACEPRLLIADEPTTALDVTIQAQILDLLRGLQGRTGLALILITHDMGVVAETAERVQVQYAGQKVEEQPVRALFETPHHPYTAALLAALPERATERRLPTIPGVVPGQFDRPEGCLFAPRCRFADDRCHRAAAPVQPPGLGLARCHYPLATEAEETAR; this is encoded by the coding sequence ATGGCGCTCCTTTCCATCCGCAACCTTTCCGTGGAATTCTCGACCGCGGGCGGTCAGTTCCGCGCCGTCGACGGCGTCGATGTCACCGTCGACAAGGGCGAGATCCTGGCCATCGTCGGCGAAAGCGGGTCCGGCAAGTCGGTCTCGATGATGGCGCTGATGGGGCTTCTGCCCTGGACCGCCCGGATCACCGCCGACGAGATGAGCTTCGACGGCACCGACCTGCGCAGCCTCACCCCGCGTCAGCGCCGCCGGGTGATCGGGCGCGACATCTCGATGATCTTCCAGGAGCCGATGACCTCGCTGAACCCCTGCTTCACCGCCGGGTTCCAGATCAAGGAGACGCTGCGCCAGCATCTCGGGCTGACCTCGAAGCAGCGCCATGCCCGCGCCATCGAGCTGATGGAGATGGTCGGCATCCCCGATCCCGAACGGCGGCTGAACGCCTTCCCGCACCAGCTTTCGGGCGGCATGAGCCAGCGGGTGATGATCGCCATGGCGCTGGCCTGCGAGCCGCGCCTGCTGATCGCGGACGAGCCCACCACCGCGCTTGACGTGACGATCCAGGCCCAGATCCTCGATCTGCTGCGCGGGCTGCAGGGCCGGACCGGCCTGGCGCTGATCCTGATCACCCATGACATGGGCGTGGTCGCCGAGACCGCCGAGCGGGTGCAGGTGCAATATGCCGGCCAGAAGGTCGAGGAACAGCCGGTGCGCGCGCTGTTCGAGACCCCGCATCACCCCTATACCGCCGCACTGCTGGCCGCGCTGCCCGAACGCGCGACCGAACGGCGGCTGCCGACGATCCCCGGCGTCGTGCCCGGCCAGTTCGACCGGCCCGAGGGCTGTCTCTTCGCGCCGCGCTGCCGCTTTGCCGACGACCGCTGCCACCGCGCCGCGGCGCCGGTTCAGCCGCCGGGGCTCGGGCTTGCCCGCTGCCATTATCCGCTCGCGACCGAAGCCGAGGAGACCGCCCGATGA
- a CDS encoding ABC transporter permease subunit, with protein MADATAEAPRPAAPQRPGRLQEFWRYFRENRGAVIGLYVFAFFVLLALGADIIAPHDPTQQFRDYTLLPPFWTAEGSWSFPLGTDPLGRDILSRLLHGARYSFFVGLVVVVLAASTGILIGLIAGFAPKWLDTVIMRLMDIILSFPSLLLALVLVAILGPTLLNAMIAIAVVLQPHYVRLTRAAVMSERTRDYVTSAKVAGAGLGRLMFITVLPNCLAPIIVQMALSFSNAILDVAALGFLGMGAQPPTPEWGTMLAEAREFILRAWWVVTFPGLAILITVLSINLMGDGLRDALDPKLKRS; from the coding sequence ATGGCCGACGCGACCGCAGAAGCGCCCCGCCCCGCCGCCCCGCAACGCCCCGGCCGCCTGCAGGAATTCTGGCGCTATTTCCGCGAGAACCGCGGCGCGGTGATCGGACTTTACGTGTTCGCCTTCTTCGTGTTGCTGGCGCTTGGCGCCGACATCATCGCGCCGCACGATCCGACCCAGCAGTTCCGCGACTACACGCTGCTGCCGCCCTTCTGGACCGCCGAGGGCAGCTGGAGCTTTCCGCTCGGCACCGATCCGCTGGGTCGCGACATCCTCTCGCGGCTTCTGCACGGGGCGCGCTATTCCTTCTTCGTCGGCCTCGTCGTCGTGGTGCTGGCCGCCTCTACCGGCATCCTGATCGGGCTGATCGCGGGCTTTGCCCCGAAATGGCTCGACACCGTCATCATGCGGCTGATGGACATCATCCTGTCCTTCCCGTCGCTTCTGCTGGCGCTGGTGCTGGTGGCGATCCTCGGCCCCACGCTTCTGAACGCGATGATCGCCATCGCCGTGGTGCTGCAGCCCCATTACGTCCGCCTCACCCGCGCCGCGGTGATGAGCGAGCGGACCCGCGACTATGTCACCTCGGCCAAGGTCGCGGGCGCGGGGCTGGGACGGCTGATGTTCATCACCGTGCTGCCCAATTGCCTGGCGCCGATCATCGTGCAGATGGCGCTGAGCTTCTCGAACGCGATCCTCGACGTGGCGGCCCTGGGCTTCCTGGGCATGGGCGCGCAGCCGCCGACACCGGAATGGGGCACGATGCTGGCCGAGGCCCGCGAATTCATCCTGCGCGCCTGGTGGGTCGTGACCTTCCCCGGCCTCGCGATCCTGATCACGGTGCTGTCGATCAACCTGATGGGCGACGGGCTGCGCGACGCGCTCGATCCCAAGCTGAAGCGGAGCTGA
- a CDS encoding ABC transporter permease subunit, translating into MFRFFLTRLLTFVPTFVGVTLISFAFIRVLPGDPIIVMAGERGMSEARYQELREQFGFDQPVLVQFWDYLTGILHGDLGMSYVTKKPVWDEFFALFPATVELSLCAIVLAICLGLPAGVIAAVNRGKFFDRALMSTALVGYSMPIFWWALLLIIVFSGTLGWTPVSGRIDLLYYFPDATGFMLIDSLMSGQKGAFASAISHLILPSIVLATIPLAVIARQTRSAMLEVLGEDYIRTARAKGLSPMRVSGLHALRNALIPVVTVIGLSVGVLLAGAILTETIFSWPGIGKWMVDSIYRRDYPVVQGGLLLIAGMVMIVNLIVDLLYGVINPKIRKR; encoded by the coding sequence ATGTTCAGATTTTTCCTCACGAGACTGCTGACCTTCGTCCCGACCTTCGTCGGCGTGACACTGATCTCGTTCGCCTTCATCCGGGTGCTGCCCGGCGACCCGATCATCGTCATGGCAGGCGAGCGCGGCATGTCCGAAGCACGCTATCAGGAACTGCGCGAGCAGTTCGGCTTCGACCAGCCCGTGCTCGTGCAATTCTGGGACTACCTGACCGGTATCCTGCATGGCGATCTGGGCATGAGCTACGTCACCAAGAAACCCGTCTGGGACGAGTTCTTCGCGCTCTTCCCCGCAACCGTCGAGCTGTCGCTCTGCGCCATCGTGCTCGCCATCTGTCTCGGCCTTCCGGCCGGCGTGATCGCCGCGGTGAACCGGGGCAAGTTCTTCGACCGGGCGCTGATGTCGACCGCGCTTGTCGGCTATTCGATGCCGATCTTCTGGTGGGCGCTGCTTTTGATCATCGTGTTCTCGGGCACTCTGGGCTGGACCCCGGTCTCGGGCCGGATCGACCTGCTTTACTACTTCCCCGATGCGACCGGCTTCATGCTGATCGATTCGCTCATGTCCGGCCAGAAGGGCGCCTTCGCCTCGGCGATCTCCCACCTGATCCTGCCCTCGATCGTGCTGGCCACCATCCCCCTCGCCGTGATCGCCCGGCAGACCCGTTCGGCAATGCTCGAGGTGCTGGGCGAGGATTATATCCGCACCGCCCGCGCCAAGGGCCTGTCGCCGATGCGCGTCAGCGGGCTGCATGCGCTGCGCAACGCGCTGATCCCGGTCGTCACCGTGATCGGGCTGTCGGTCGGCGTGCTGCTTGCCGGCGCGATCCTGACCGAGACGATCTTTTCCTGGCCCGGCATCGGCAAGTGGATGGTCGACAGCATCTATCGCCGCGACTACCCCGTGGTGCAGGGCGGCTTGCTGCTCATCGCCGGCATGGTGATGATCGTGAACCTGATCGTCGACCTGCTTTACGGCGTCATCAATCCCAAGATCAGGAAACGCTGA